The DNA sequence CGGGCGGAGTGGGTTGTTGCTGATATGGCCATTATTGGCATCGGTTGTGTGACGGCGCCTATCTACCATTCCAATACTGAGGAGCAAGTAAAGTATATTGTTGAGCACAGCGACAGCCGGCTGGTGTTCGCTGAGGATCAGGAACAGCTGGATAAGATATTAGAAATATGGGATGACCTGCCGCTGGTAAAGAAGATCGTGGTGATGGATAAGTACCACCCCGGAAATCTCCCCAATGTGACATCGCTGGAGGATTTCTGTGAGATGGGGAGGCAGTACGGTGAAGAGCACTCCGGCGAGTTTGAAGAGCGGATGGCATCGGTTAATCCTGAGGATGTGATCAGTTTCATCTACACTTCGGGGACGACGGGCCCTCCGAAGGCAACAATGATCAACAGCCGGAACGTCATTGCTATCATCAGACACCTGCCGGAAATCATCGAGATTGAAGAGAATGATATGACCATTGCCTATCTGCCGTTAGCTCATGTGGCTGAGCGGGATGTGGGCCATTTTATGAAACTGGTCTCAGGTAATCAGACAGTCTTTGCCGAGAGTCTCGATGACCTGCCACACAATCTGCGTCAGACAGGGCCAACGGTCATGTTTGGCACGCCTCGCGTGTTCGAGAAATTCTATGCCCGTATCGCCACCGGTATTGATGACGCCACATGGCTTCAAAAGAAGGTGTACACATGGGCTGTGGATGTGGGAAAGAGAGTTAGCGCACGTCAGATTGAGAAACAACCGCTGTCCTTTCTTCTCAGGATCAAGAATACCGTCGCACGTTTTCTGATTTTTCAGAAGATTTATGATATCTTCGGTGGTAACATCCGTTTTATGCTGTCGGGAGGTGCACCCATTTCGCCGGAGATCATCCGCTATTTCCACTGGCTCGGGCTGATTATCTACGAGGTGTACGGTATGACGGAGACGACAGGACTTGTTTCGGCCAACAAGCCGGGTCAGTATAAGATAGGATCGGTTGGACCCATCTATCCCGATACGGAGGTGAGAATTGCGCCTGACGGAGAAATATGCACAAAAGGGCCTCAGATGTGTCTCGGCTACTATAAGGATGAGGAAGCAACGCGAGAACTGCTCAAACCCGACGGTAATGGTGGCTACTGGCTCCATACAGGCGATATCGGCTATCTCGATGATGAAGGGTACCTCTACATTACTGACAGGAAGAAGGATCTCATCATCACGGCGGGAGGGAAAAACATCGCCCCCCAGAATATTGAGAATCTCATGAAAATGAATCCCTACATCAGTCAGGCAATGGTGTATGGTGATCGGAGGCCGTATCTGACTGCCCTCATCACGCTGGACGAAGATGAGATCACCAAGTTCGCCAGGGACAGAAAGCTTCTCTATCAGGATCTGGCTGATCTGTCGAAGAAGAAAGAAGTCACGGATCTCATCAGCCATGTGGTGCATGAGAAGAACAGCGAACTGGCATCTTATGAAACTATCAAGAAATTCCGTGTTCTTGAGGAGGATTTTGATCAAGACAAGGACGAGATTACACCGACACTGAAGGTGAAACGGAAAGTTGTGATCAGCCGGTATAAGCATCTCATAGAAGAGATGTATGGGGCGAAAAGGTAGAATGTCACAGTGAATACTGTCAAGGAGCATAGATGTGTTGTATAATCTCAGCCGCCACGGTGAGAGTGGTTGTTTAGGGCCAAGAATCATATGGAATTACAACGTTGTAGCATATCGTAATCAATGGTATAAGTTACTGTAATTACAACTGTAACACATCGTTCAAATATCTTCACAATGACTTTTTGCTTGAATATCGTTTTGTTACGTTGTAATCTTGCTGTTACACGAGAATATCCGGGGAAGGTTCTCGACTACATGAAAGACAGCAAAACAGATAAAACCGTTAACGCCGGCGGGGGAAACCCAATTCAGAATTCAATAATGATGATTTTGGGTGATGAGCCTCTGTCAGCGCGGGATATTGCAAGGCAAATTAATTTTCCACGTCAAAAAATTTATTATCATATAAAAAAATTGGAGAAAGTGAATAAAATATTTGTTTCTGAAACAGAGGTTGTAAACGGTATTATAAAAAAGAAATATCTAAAAGACACTCCACAGCTAACTCAAAGTGATTCAGAACAAGGGGTTAGTGCTAAGGATGCCGTACAGGAGATTCCTGATACGACCGTGTTAACTCAAAAGGATGAAGTAATCGGTGAGGATAGCGGTTCTGCAGATAGCGATGAGCATGAAATTACCGATGATCCACCAGTACAGGAGATTCCTGATACGACCGTGTTAACTCAAGAGGATGAAGTCATCGGTGAGGATAGCGGCCCTGCAGATAGCGATGAGCATGAAATTGCCGATGATCCAGTACAGGAGATTCCTGATACGACCGTGTTAACTCAGGAGGATGAGGACCTCGGTGAGGATAGCGGCCCTGCAGATAGTGATGAGCATGAAATTACCGATGATCCAGTACAGGAAATTCCTGATACGACTGTGTTAACTCAGGAGGATGAGGACCTCGGTGAGGATAGCGGTTCAGCAGATAGCGATGAGCATGAAATTACCGATGATCCTATACAGGAGATTCATGATACGACCGTGTTAACTCAGGAGGGTGAGGACCTCGGTGAGGATAGCGGTTCAGCAGATAGTGATGAGCATGAGATTGCCGATGATCCAGTACAGGAAATTCCTGACGTAACCGATTCATCACCGTTACAGGATCAAGAGTTTGTTCCAAAAGAAATCAGTGATAATGCACTGGTACAAAATTTGATGAAAGCTAAGGGGATCGCACCCAAAACCGGTACTGAAAATGAGGCACAGAGAAGCCAACCCCCAGATGCACCACCCCCACCAGAAACAGTTCAGAGGATGGAGATTACCATTGACGATCAGATTTTTTTAGTCCCCGAAGGTGGGTTGGGTCATGATGATATCGACAATCGAGCAAACGAAACACAAAAGAAATCAGGCGCAACCATGACCATTAGTGATAATAACATGGTCCGAGGATACCTTAGAGAGCTACGCTTAAATGAAATAGATGACGAATCAACCGAAGACGATGTTACACAAAGCACCGAAGACGAACAAACCGATGAGGATCCCAAAAAGAATAAAGCTAAGAAACAAAAAAAGCAGAAAAAATCATTTCTTCGATCAAACTGGCTCTATCTATATAGATTATTAAGCGGATATTCCAAAACTGTCACTTTTGTACAAAAAGGGAACAGTGTCACTTTTTTGCAGGCGACAATTAAACGCAAAGGTTTCCGAATACACAAGAAACAGACATATATGCTGCCATTATTGGTTAATGAAGACACTACTATACAGACGCTTCCCCAATTGATGCATCATGTGTTCACAGAAAATTTTAAACTAGGCGTACGAAAACATTATTATGTGGCTGTGTATTCATCAGAATACAAGTTTGAAATGGATTTCCTAAAGATACCGATTTTGAAGAAAAAAGAACTATATGACTACATGATAATGAAGCTAGGTAAAATGTTCTCGGCGGATCCAGAAAATCTCATTATCGACTGGATCATAAATGATGTGCAGGATAAGAAAGCCCCCACCCGGGACGCGATTTGTTTGATAAGTGACAAAACACCCATTTTGAATGATGCACAATACCTATTAGAGCAGAATATCCAGCTACGCTACACAACTTCAATTGCAAAAATTCAGTATGACCAGTTTCTGTTTAATCATGGGCCTGATTCAGATGGGAGCGCATTGCTATTATATATTGGTGGAAATTTTACCCGCATTACGCTGGTAAACAATTGGAAGTTGGTTGAATCTAGAAAATCATCTATCGGGTTAGACGATTTTCTAGAGTTGTACCTAAAACTTAACGAAAGTGATGAAAGTATCGATTATGAGAGCGCTAGAGAATATATGCTAACCCAACCATTCATCGGCGATGATAGCTCACCACTGAGAACGGTGTATGAAAAGCTTATTTCTGAAATCAAGCTATCATTGACCCATTTTAGACAAAAGAATCTCTTAATTGGAGATGATGTTTTAATCAGTGGAATCGTTTCCACAAACCCCCAAATGGTTGACCAAATGAATACATCGTTAGATATGGATATATCACTCCTCAATGTTCCAAAGAGCCTGGAGGAAGAACAGCATGAAGGTTTGGAAGAATATTACGACAATATCGGCCTACTGCTAGATCCAAAAGATCGGTTGAATCTGTTGCCCTACGCACAGAGACAAACTTTTAAGTTCCTCTTTCCAACTAAATTGATGAGAGTAATTTTAGCCGGGATGCTGGTGGTATTTGCTACTGTGGTGTCTGTCCAGTATAATACATTCATAAGTATCAAAGGGCCTATTGCCGAGAAAGAGAGCCAGGTAAAATTAGCTTTAATGGAGCGGGACTTGTTTTTCAAGTTTCTTGCTGAAGCGGAGGCCTTGAAAACTTTAGCGCGGGCCCAAGAGCAGGATAAGTTTGCGGCAGAAAAAACCGTTTACCTTTTAAAAATATTGAGTAAAACGCTCCCTGAAAATGTGACACTCTCCAATTTGGAATTTGGCAAACAGGACGCCTTTTTTAATGGCGAAATTGTGTACAATGGCTCAAATCTCGATTTGGAGTTAAACAACCTTATTGATGCTTTAAAAGACAATAAATACATTACGGATGCCGAGTTGGTGTCATCAAATGAAAAGACAAGGTCATTATTCACTTTTGCAATGGTGTTACGTTTATGAAAATTGTCAACCATAAAACAGTTTTTATACTTACTATTGTCTTTACCGTTGTGAGTTTACTGGTCTCGGTATTTTTCAATATTTTGCTTTACAGAAAGATTGGTCATTCCAAAAACCAAACTGCCGAGCTGGATCAACAGATAAATTTGGCTACAAATAATATAGGCGATATAAATAGCATCAAAATGCAATATGATGATGAGGCCAATAAGATACTTACACTGGCAACTGTTTACGATCAGGAAGTAGACTCTTTAAAGCTATTGGATTTATTGCATGAACATGAAGATGAATTTTCGGTTACAATCATCACGTCAGATGCACAATTAACAGACAGCTTTCCCCCTGTAAAAGATCATTTAACATTTACTCCTTATGTTTTGGAAAAATATCCTATAACACTAGAAATCACAGGCCATTTTCTGGATGTGGGGAAATACCTAGAACACTTAATCACACGTCAATTTTATGTGAAATCACTGCAAGTTTATTCGACACCCGGCTCCAGTGATGTACAAGCGTCTGTTGGACTCTTTTCATACGGGGTTAAAAAAATATGAAAAAAAGTGAACAACGCCTCTTGCTGTTACTTGGGGCAGTAGTTGTCGGATATGTGGCGATGACTTTTACTGGAAAAAGCACGAAGACCCCGGCCATCACAAAGGCACAAAATAAGGTTGCGGCTGAGGCTGATCCCATGACGATCATTAATTCAATCAATCAGCAAGTGCCAGAAATACCGCTGGACACAATAGAAACAAATCCTGCATGGGGCCACGATATTTTCAGTATTCAAAATACCGGCGCTGCTAAAGAAGAGCCCACTACCACTATTTATAAATTGACTGGGATTATGCGTTCTACTAAACAGAATAAAGCCATAATTAATGGGAAATTGTATGCCAAAGGAATGATGATAGATGGCTACTTAATTAGTGCCATAGAGAATGAATCGGTAATTCTTTCAAAGCGCAATGAAAGTATAACTCTCAAAATGGGGAAATAATATGTTAAAAAATAAAATGTTGATCACTCTTATGCTCTTTTCAGCGCCTTTAAGCGCGGCTAATCTGGAGTTAAAAAACATTATTATTTCGGACGACTCGTTGCAGTACCATTTAGTCATGCAGTTTAACGGTACGCCGGAATATTTATCTTCAGAAATTATGAATCCGCCCTCAGTAACGGTTCAGTTGCTCGGCGCCCACTGGGATAAGGGAGATTTCGATAAAAAACTGTCTGCCGGACCACTCTACCAGTATCAGCTGGTTTCACAGAAAAAAATAATTGGTGCGGACAGGGTGCGGCTGAAGCTCTTTTTTCATACTCCGCCCGACCATACTATCACCGTGCCCAACGATAGCTCGCTGGTGGTTTCCTGGCTCAAAAAAGTTTCGCCAGTATCCGCCGCGCCGGAAGGCCCCGGTCCAATGAGCGCTTTTTCCAAGCTGGTGACGCTGCAGCTCGATTCTGCCAACCTGACTGATGTTATAAAACTTATGATGGATGATACCGGGCTGAATCTCGTTATGGGTGATCCTGAGGACACAGGCCAGCTTGGTTCGCAAATAACGCTAACGTTAAGGGATGTCCCGCTTGATGCTGCATTAAGAACTATTTTGAATGTCAACGGTTATGAATATTACTATGCCAATAATATAGTCGTGATAAAGCAGATAGATACATCGTTAGAAGGAGAGCTGGAAACAAGAATTTATAATCTGGAATTTGCCTCCGGAGACGTGATCGAAACCGCACTGAAGGGCATATTAACAGATAGAGGTTCAATGATTCCGTTTGCGACTAGCAGTGGTACGAAAGCATTCACTGATCGTATTGTAGTCACAGACAGACGTTATAAGTTTGACGAAATAACGCGCATTATCAGGGAGTTGGACCAAAAAATACCACAAATCAATATTGCCGTTAAGTTTATTGAAACAACCCTTAAAGAAGATGAAACAATGGGCATCAACTGGACCCTGCGGGCTTCCATACTTGCCCCCGGCAGCGAGGTAGACACCACCG is a window from the Candidatus Neomarinimicrobiota bacterium genome containing:
- a CDS encoding long-chain fatty acid--CoA ligase gives rise to the protein MELRTLNFEKYNTIPKLFWYHVQYNGDNISIWWKHHGVWEPITWRQYGDWSRDVANGLLASGLNPGDMVSILSETRAEWVVADMAIIGIGCVTAPIYHSNTEEQVKYIVEHSDSRLVFAEDQEQLDKILEIWDDLPLVKKIVVMDKYHPGNLPNVTSLEDFCEMGRQYGEEHSGEFEERMASVNPEDVISFIYTSGTTGPPKATMINSRNVIAIIRHLPEIIEIEENDMTIAYLPLAHVAERDVGHFMKLVSGNQTVFAESLDDLPHNLRQTGPTVMFGTPRVFEKFYARIATGIDDATWLQKKVYTWAVDVGKRVSARQIEKQPLSFLLRIKNTVARFLIFQKIYDIFGGNIRFMLSGGAPISPEIIRYFHWLGLIIYEVYGMTETTGLVSANKPGQYKIGSVGPIYPDTEVRIAPDGEICTKGPQMCLGYYKDEEATRELLKPDGNGGYWLHTGDIGYLDDEGYLYITDRKKDLIITAGGKNIAPQNIENLMKMNPYISQAMVYGDRRPYLTALITLDEDEITKFARDRKLLYQDLADLSKKKEVTDLISHVVHEKNSELASYETIKKFRVLEEDFDQDKDEITPTLKVKRKVVISRYKHLIEEMYGAKR